The Nitrospira tepida genome includes a window with the following:
- a CDS encoding HEAT repeat domain-containing protein has protein sequence MAKETIETLIAELVHEEDWRRMRATAACLSGGPKAVQGLIHALQAGSPSLKIEAAAMLARIKDPHAGVALVRLLHDQDAGVRKAGAQALEQMAGVLEPDAATALVQDLHELKDEEVRTLVTALLGIIPNAIDPLCGLLRHPDREARVTAAALLEHLMEPVSADALVDAMGDPDLSEIAVRTLKKLGAIRDRIDAAMNSLRDVEGSVEREEARMATVIDLLGVGRPAVQILIEYLDDEDWVVREAAADLLGKIGDARAVLPLMERLKKDKDTGVKEYALKSLGLIGDARPVELYVEAIPIRPLRVFAMEALAKIKDVEVLRPHVQLFERLKTDRDGLVAYNSGLIVDKLNALAEAQAAHAQEAETGG, from the coding sequence ATGGCCAAGGAAACGATCGAGACGCTGATCGCGGAATTGGTCCACGAGGAAGATTGGCGTCGCATGCGGGCCACGGCGGCCTGCCTGTCCGGCGGCCCCAAGGCCGTGCAAGGGCTCATCCATGCGTTGCAGGCCGGCAGCCCGTCGCTCAAGATCGAGGCAGCGGCCATGCTCGCCCGCATCAAAGATCCCCATGCGGGGGTGGCGTTGGTCAGGCTGTTGCACGACCAGGACGCGGGCGTGCGCAAAGCGGGGGCCCAAGCCTTGGAGCAGATGGCGGGAGTCCTGGAGCCGGACGCCGCGACCGCCTTGGTGCAGGACCTTCATGAGCTGAAAGACGAAGAGGTCCGGACGCTCGTGACCGCCCTCCTGGGGATTATCCCGAACGCCATCGATCCCCTGTGCGGGCTCCTTCGCCATCCCGACCGGGAGGCCCGCGTGACGGCCGCGGCCTTGTTGGAGCACCTGATGGAGCCGGTCTCCGCCGATGCCCTGGTCGATGCGATGGGCGATCCCGACTTGTCCGAGATCGCCGTGCGCACGCTCAAAAAACTGGGCGCAATTCGGGATCGGATCGATGCAGCCATGAATTCACTGCGGGATGTCGAGGGCTCGGTCGAGCGCGAAGAGGCGCGGATGGCGACCGTGATCGACCTGTTGGGCGTGGGCCGGCCGGCGGTGCAGATCCTGATCGAATACCTCGACGACGAGGACTGGGTGGTCCGGGAGGCCGCCGCGGATCTGCTGGGCAAGATCGGCGACGCCCGAGCCGTCCTGCCCCTGATGGAGCGTCTGAAGAAGGACAAGGACACAGGGGTCAAGGAATATGCGCTCAAGTCGCTGGGCCTGATCGGCGATGCCAGGCCGGTGGAACTGTACGTTGAGGCCATCCCGATCCGGCCCTTGCGCGTCTTTGCCATGGAAGCCTTGGCCAAGATCAAGGATGTGGAGGTGCTTCGCCCCCATGTGCAACTCTTCGAGCGGCTGAAAACGGACCGGGACGGATTGGTCGCCTATAACTCGGGCTTGATCGTGGATAAATTGAACGCGCTGGCCGAAGCCCAGGCCGCGCATGCGCAGGAGGCGGAAACCGGTGGATGA
- a CDS encoding 4Fe-4S dicluster domain-containing protein: MALLITDECISCGACLPECPNEAIFETRGDAESKGYHVGDGQGVGDNIYVITHDRCTECVGHFDEPQCAAVCPVDNCCISDPAYPETTDVLLEKARTLNPDKEIDPNKVWSGVRN; encoded by the coding sequence ATGGCTCTCTTAATTACGGATGAATGCATTTCTTGCGGGGCGTGTTTGCCTGAATGCCCGAACGAAGCCATTTTTGAAACCCGCGGCGACGCGGAAAGCAAGGGCTATCACGTCGGCGACGGCCAAGGAGTCGGTGACAATATCTACGTGATCACCCACGATCGTTGCACCGAGTGCGTGGGGCATTTCGATGAGCCCCAATGCGCCGCCGTCTGTCCCGTGGACAATTGCTGCATCTCGGATCCGGCCTATCCGGAAACGACGGACGTCCTGCTCGAAAAGGCACGGACGCTGAATCCGGACAAGGAAATCGATCCCAACAAGGTGTGGAGCGGCGTCCGCAACTGA
- a CDS encoding UDP-glucose dehydrogenase family protein codes for MHISVIGTGYVGLVTGACFAEFGLSVTCMDTDAQRIGKLEKGVVPFYEPGLTELVAKGIKENRLTFTTNIVNAVDQALVIFIAVGTPPKADGSADLSYVEEVGKGIARNMTGYKVIATKSTVPVGTGERLRQVIKANQTSSHRFDIVSNPEFLREGSAIEDFMRPNRIVIGADSEQAMAIMKDLYRPLYLIETPVVMTDIPTAEMIKYASNAFLATKISFINEIANLCERVGANVQVVSKGMGLDQRIGSKFLHAGPGFGGSCFPKDLAALVQTGERHGYEMQVAGAAARVNEKQKFAMVEKIRSAMGPLKGKTIAVLGLSFKPNTNDLREAPALTIIPELQKDGATVRAYDPAALEESCKLLPGLVPCEDAYQTAENADALVILTEWNQFRTLEFERLKTLMKQPLLFDLRNVYEADRVAGYGFRHISVGRLPVEPSA; via the coding sequence ATGCACATCAGCGTGATTGGAACGGGATACGTCGGATTGGTCACGGGCGCCTGTTTCGCCGAGTTCGGTCTTTCCGTGACCTGCATGGACACCGACGCCCAACGGATCGGCAAGCTGGAGAAGGGGGTGGTGCCCTTCTATGAACCGGGCCTCACCGAACTCGTCGCCAAGGGGATTAAAGAGAACCGCCTGACGTTCACGACCAACATCGTCAACGCCGTCGATCAGGCGCTCGTCATCTTTATCGCCGTCGGGACGCCGCCCAAAGCGGACGGCTCCGCGGACCTCTCCTATGTGGAAGAAGTGGGCAAGGGCATCGCCCGCAACATGACCGGCTACAAGGTCATCGCCACCAAATCGACGGTGCCGGTGGGCACGGGGGAGCGCCTCCGGCAGGTCATCAAGGCCAACCAAACCAGTTCCCACCGGTTTGACATCGTCTCCAACCCGGAGTTCCTGCGGGAAGGCTCGGCGATCGAAGATTTCATGCGCCCCAACCGCATCGTCATCGGAGCCGACAGCGAGCAGGCCATGGCGATCATGAAGGACCTCTATCGGCCTCTCTACCTGATCGAGACGCCGGTCGTGATGACGGACATCCCCACGGCCGAGATGATCAAGTACGCCTCCAACGCCTTCCTGGCCACCAAGATCTCCTTCATCAACGAGATCGCGAACCTCTGCGAAAGGGTTGGCGCGAACGTGCAGGTCGTCTCGAAAGGCATGGGCCTGGACCAGCGGATCGGCTCAAAGTTTCTCCATGCGGGACCCGGCTTTGGAGGTTCCTGTTTTCCCAAGGACCTTGCGGCCCTGGTCCAGACCGGGGAACGGCACGGCTACGAGATGCAGGTGGCGGGAGCGGCGGCCCGAGTGAATGAAAAGCAGAAGTTTGCGATGGTGGAGAAGATTCGGAGCGCGATGGGGCCGCTGAAAGGCAAGACCATCGCCGTGCTCGGGCTGTCCTTCAAGCCCAACACGAATGATCTGCGGGAAGCGCCGGCCCTGACTATCATTCCCGAGCTACAGAAGGACGGCGCGACCGTGCGGGCCTACGATCCGGCCGCGCTGGAGGAGTCCTGCAAGCTGTTGCCGGGGCTCGTTCCCTGCGAGGATGCCTACCAGACGGCGGAGAATGCCGACGCCCTGGTGATTCTCACCGAATGGAATCAGTTCCGAACGCTGGAGTTCGAACGGCTGAAGACCCTGATGAAGCAGCCCCTGCTGTTTGATCTCCGCAACGTCTATGAGGCGGATCGGGTGGCCGGTTATGGCTTCCGCCATATTTCCGTCGGCCGCCTTCCCGTCGAGCCGTCCGCGTAG
- a CDS encoding fused MFS/spermidine synthase translates to MSSTGSSHKWPLSFLFFTAFLTGAIVMALEILGSRLLAPVFGNSLFVWGALIGVVLAAMSSGYAFGGWMSDRHPGGSVLSGLLLGAGLWTLLLAGAGQPVLFHVSSLIEDPRWGPCLAAAVLVAPPAFGLSGVLPALLRLAIQDMGHLGRHTGRMIAVSTIGSLVGTWGTSFYLLSWLGTHMLIAWLGVAQVGLGVLWGTRAAAAGKAIGTLLLAATVSALWVAWHPLSTLPPPVHQEDSPYQQVRVRDDDLFRYLILDRTFHAVMWRADPLQLYLPYSQMMMLALGWAPEAKRGLILGHGGGSLAKWLGRYWPEMELDTVEVDPSVALAAERYFDYQPGPRHHVHVKDARAFLQSTDAQYDVIWMDAFARHLIPFHLTTREFFAELKSHLSPNGVVAVNLASSGEGGDLLRERAVVSTLRSAFPVLETYSVAGPWKSRQARAENLIFFGGAPVERMTLDDLHRQANRLAAEQRLPVETTRLWDRRRETPWQPGLVLTDDYAPYDLLIARELDETGSVRSTN, encoded by the coding sequence ATGTCCTCCACCGGTTCCTCCCACAAGTGGCCCCTCTCGTTCTTATTTTTTACCGCGTTTCTGACCGGCGCGATTGTCATGGCGCTGGAAATTCTCGGGAGCCGGCTGCTGGCCCCCGTCTTCGGCAACTCTCTGTTTGTCTGGGGCGCGCTCATCGGCGTGGTCTTGGCCGCGATGAGCAGCGGCTATGCGTTCGGCGGATGGATGTCCGACCGGCATCCCGGGGGCTCCGTCTTGAGCGGGCTTTTGCTGGGGGCAGGGCTATGGACGCTCTTGCTGGCCGGCGCCGGCCAACCGGTTTTGTTTCATGTCTCCTCGTTGATCGAAGATCCACGCTGGGGGCCTTGTCTCGCCGCCGCTGTCCTAGTGGCGCCGCCGGCGTTCGGGCTGAGCGGGGTCTTGCCCGCCCTGCTCCGGCTGGCCATTCAGGATATGGGCCATCTCGGGCGGCATACGGGGAGAATGATCGCGGTCTCGACGATCGGGAGTCTGGTCGGGACCTGGGGGACGTCTTTTTATCTGTTGTCGTGGCTCGGGACGCACATGCTCATCGCCTGGCTCGGGGTCGCCCAGGTGGGGCTCGGAGTCCTGTGGGGGACGCGTGCGGCCGCGGCCGGCAAAGCGATCGGAACCCTGCTCCTGGCCGCAACGGTCTCCGCCCTCTGGGTTGCCTGGCATCCGCTCTCGACGCTGCCGCCGCCCGTGCATCAGGAGGATAGCCCCTACCAACAGGTGCGGGTACGAGACGACGATCTGTTTCGGTATCTCATCCTGGATCGGACCTTCCATGCGGTGATGTGGCGGGCCGACCCGCTGCAGCTCTACCTGCCATACAGCCAAATGATGATGTTGGCGTTGGGATGGGCTCCCGAAGCCAAGCGAGGGCTGATCTTGGGCCATGGCGGAGGGTCGCTCGCCAAGTGGCTGGGACGGTATTGGCCTGAAATGGAGTTGGACACGGTCGAGGTGGATCCGTCGGTGGCGCTGGCCGCAGAACGGTATTTCGACTATCAGCCGGGACCGCGCCATCACGTGCATGTCAAGGACGCGCGGGCCTTCCTTCAGTCCACCGACGCGCAGTACGACGTGATCTGGATGGATGCGTTCGCGCGCCATCTGATTCCGTTCCATCTGACCACGAGGGAATTCTTTGCCGAGCTGAAGTCGCACCTGAGTCCGAACGGCGTCGTCGCGGTCAACCTGGCCTCTTCCGGCGAAGGGGGCGATCTTTTGCGGGAACGCGCGGTCGTCTCGACTCTGCGTTCGGCGTTTCCTGTGCTTGAAACCTACTCGGTGGCGGGTCCCTGGAAATCTCGTCAGGCGCGAGCCGAGAACTTGATCTTCTTCGGCGGCGCGCCGGTCGAACGGATGACATTGGATGACCTACACCGACAGGCGAACCGGCTGGCCGCGGAGCAACGGCTTCCCGTTGAAACGACCAGATTGTGGGATCGTCGCAGGGAGACGCCCTGGCAGCCTGGTCTTGTGCTGACCGACGACTATGCTCCCTATGATCTTTTGATAGCCCGAGAGCTTGATGAGACCGGATCTGTCCGTTCAACCAATTGA
- a CDS encoding HEAT repeat domain-containing protein has protein sequence MDERQHESDRIAQLISALRDENEALRDHAVASLSQVGPEALPQLIDLMADEDAMIREAATSAVVRMGPAAVEPMVEALRESDEWSIREQAAHALGKLKDPRGVDPLMAAIKDRDGAVRAAAVWALERLGDSRAVPGLIDALYDHNLREDAARALKKVGDVRAVEALIEGLLGPNWMVRRHAAEALGRIGDPRGFDPLVQSLKDEDWLVRRNAAESLARLGDARAIESLVPLLEDENTMVQETVEGVLASLGWKGSQ, from the coding sequence GTGGATGAGCGACAGCACGAATCCGATCGCATCGCGCAATTGATCTCGGCCCTCCGGGACGAGAACGAAGCGCTTCGGGACCATGCGGTTGCCAGTTTGAGCCAGGTCGGTCCGGAGGCCCTGCCGCAGTTGATCGACCTCATGGCCGACGAGGACGCGATGATCCGCGAGGCGGCGACCAGCGCCGTGGTCCGGATGGGGCCGGCGGCGGTCGAGCCGATGGTCGAGGCCTTGCGGGAAAGCGATGAATGGTCGATCCGCGAACAGGCCGCGCATGCGCTCGGCAAGCTCAAGGACCCGCGCGGCGTGGACCCCTTGATGGCCGCGATCAAGGACCGGGACGGAGCCGTGCGTGCCGCGGCGGTCTGGGCCTTGGAACGCCTCGGCGACTCCCGCGCGGTCCCCGGGTTGATCGATGCGCTGTACGACCACAATCTTCGGGAAGATGCCGCCCGCGCGCTCAAGAAAGTCGGCGACGTACGGGCCGTGGAGGCGTTGATCGAAGGATTGCTGGGGCCGAATTGGATGGTGCGCCGGCATGCCGCCGAGGCCTTGGGACGCATCGGCGATCCGCGCGGGTTCGATCCGCTGGTGCAGTCGCTCAAGGATGAGGACTGGTTGGTGCGGCGGAATGCCGCGGAATCGCTGGCCCGCTTGGGAGACGCGCGCGCGATCGAGTCCCTGGTGCCTCTGTTGGAAGATGAGAACACGATGGTCCAGGAAACCGTGGAAGGGGTCTTGGCGAGTTTAGGATGGAAGGGATCGCAATAA
- a CDS encoding HEAT repeat domain-containing protein codes for MPSDTVAEQIAALRDEDWAVREEAAQALGTLRDSRAVGPLLSLLRDEDRAVRQAAADALTLIGDAAVVPLLSRLAEADGEVQEAAAGILATIGDARATSALIAVLTSPNWVLRMHSAKALGRIGASQAIEALVPLLQDKVKAVRIEASQALARIGAAALPALLESVRHPEWLVRLHAVEALGKVKASESVEALLYVLFNDPDQAIREDSVRALGEIGDPRAVEFLLNVITEPGLRPLVVEALGAIGDRRALPALIAIASGKAQPAQSRVIAGCGDQWTEELLAITEAVRALGRIADVEAIPALVAALDNTVTRAESAAALVRFGQPAVAPLLAVVRNTTDENIRYHAREALTALGWRPGRV; via the coding sequence GTGCCGAGCGATACCGTAGCCGAACAGATTGCCGCCCTTCGCGATGAGGACTGGGCCGTACGCGAGGAGGCGGCGCAGGCGCTCGGGACGTTGCGGGATTCGCGGGCGGTGGGTCCGCTCCTATCATTGTTGCGCGACGAAGATCGCGCGGTCCGGCAGGCGGCGGCGGACGCGCTGACGCTCATCGGAGACGCGGCCGTGGTGCCGCTATTGTCCCGTCTCGCGGAAGCCGACGGCGAGGTGCAGGAAGCGGCCGCCGGCATTCTGGCGACGATCGGCGATGCGCGGGCGACGTCGGCGCTGATCGCGGTGCTCACGAGTCCCAACTGGGTGCTGCGGATGCATAGCGCGAAGGCGTTGGGCCGGATCGGAGCCTCCCAAGCGATCGAGGCGCTGGTGCCGCTGCTTCAGGATAAGGTCAAGGCGGTCCGGATCGAGGCTTCCCAGGCTCTGGCGAGGATCGGAGCCGCGGCCTTGCCGGCGCTGCTCGAATCGGTGAGGCACCCGGAATGGCTGGTTCGGCTGCACGCGGTCGAAGCCTTGGGCAAGGTGAAGGCATCCGAATCCGTCGAGGCCCTTCTGTATGTGTTGTTCAATGATCCCGACCAGGCGATTCGTGAAGACAGTGTGCGCGCCCTGGGCGAGATCGGCGATCCCCGCGCGGTCGAGTTCTTGTTGAACGTGATCACGGAACCTGGCCTTCGTCCTCTGGTCGTCGAGGCGCTGGGAGCCATTGGAGACCGGCGGGCCTTGCCGGCCCTCATCGCGATTGCGAGCGGGAAGGCCCAACCGGCTCAGAGCCGCGTGATCGCTGGCTGCGGAGACCAATGGACGGAGGAACTGCTGGCGATAACCGAAGCGGTTCGGGCATTGGGGCGGATCGCCGATGTGGAGGCTATTCCCGCCCTCGTGGCGGCGCTCGACAATACCGTCACGCGCGCCGAGTCGGCGGCGGCGCTTGTGCGGTTCGGACAGCCGGCGGTGGCGCCGCTGCTGGCAGTTGTGAGGAATACGACCGACGAGAACATCAGGTACCATGCGAGAGAAGCGCTGACGGCGCTGGGATGGCGTCCCGGACGTGTGTGA
- a CDS encoding HEAT repeat domain-containing protein, which produces MADEPTRLIQIGPKGGEKKDGFNLVTEKVVAVNPEAKQLEVELLAYDGKTVVLEVAEEALEDLKKIKVGDGATIRVVEEGGKRVAKSFRIRSKDPDTAKADAMLADLKDSHWLNRKYAVEILGDLREPRAVPPLIEALTDEVGDVRQRAYDALIKLGAISVPPLIPLLVSEEDELRQSATEIMRKIGKPAVEPLATALADADDRLKSRILKVLDRMGYKPKAKDNLPAEKAKVTSA; this is translated from the coding sequence ATGGCTGACGAACCGACTCGTTTGATTCAGATTGGTCCGAAAGGCGGCGAGAAAAAGGACGGGTTCAACCTCGTCACGGAAAAGGTGGTGGCCGTCAATCCGGAGGCCAAACAGCTCGAAGTCGAACTGCTGGCCTACGACGGCAAGACGGTGGTGCTCGAGGTCGCGGAAGAAGCGCTGGAGGACCTGAAGAAGATCAAGGTCGGCGACGGGGCCACGATTCGAGTGGTCGAGGAGGGAGGGAAGCGGGTCGCGAAGAGTTTTCGCATCCGATCGAAGGACCCGGACACGGCGAAAGCCGATGCGATGCTCGCGGACCTCAAGGACTCCCATTGGCTCAACCGCAAGTACGCCGTGGAAATTCTGGGAGACCTGCGAGAGCCGAGAGCCGTCCCGCCGCTGATCGAGGCGCTGACCGACGAGGTGGGCGATGTGCGGCAACGCGCCTATGACGCGCTGATCAAGCTGGGCGCCATCTCCGTGCCGCCCTTGATCCCGCTGCTGGTGTCGGAGGAGGATGAGTTGCGCCAGTCGGCCACCGAGATCATGCGCAAGATCGGTAAGCCGGCGGTTGAGCCGCTGGCTACAGCTCTAGCCGACGCGGATGACCGGCTCAAGAGCCGGATACTGAAGGTGCTGGACCGGATGGGCTACAAGCCGAAGGCGAAGGACAACCTGCCCGCGGAAAAAGCCAAGGTCACCAGCGCCTGA
- a CDS encoding alkaline phosphatase family protein translates to MITRHRRRGGLCILVFVWCLLIDGAAGALAASTGIPPLPEAAGKGQSAAQQAILFVLEGVGQDSLKAAAMPVLSRLIKTGSVTWGAAAVNPPLRLPTMASLITGLPVERHGITWNSFDFARGYPRPPTMFDYLDLSGGRDTTIFYMDESLYQLAKPEPYIDHQICGALRPECNATTVVSYIRQYFKKATSGHGYGHAIPSLPHLLIVHLPDAGRAGAAEGWTSKSYREALNTIDRAMGDVLAIYDELGLSKETTVFVTSISPPGADHFGDAEPAVAPAGAKPPHILWLASGAGVKRGHVIAQPVSLIDTGATVMRALGLDTETHTEWQSRVINEVFTNGSGGSSETGRTSGAERHAH, encoded by the coding sequence ATGATCACTCGACATCGACGAAGAGGCGGGCTCTGTATTCTGGTTTTCGTCTGGTGCCTTCTTATAGACGGCGCAGCCGGCGCCCTGGCTGCGTCCACGGGGATTCCGCCCCTTCCGGAGGCGGCGGGTAAAGGTCAATCGGCTGCGCAACAGGCCATCCTGTTCGTGCTGGAAGGCGTCGGCCAGGACTCGCTCAAGGCTGCGGCCATGCCGGTTTTGAGCCGCCTGATCAAAACAGGGTCTGTGACCTGGGGCGCGGCGGCGGTGAATCCCCCCTTGCGGCTCCCGACCATGGCGTCCCTCATTACGGGTCTGCCGGTGGAACGTCACGGGATTACGTGGAACAGTTTTGATTTTGCCAGGGGCTATCCACGGCCGCCGACGATGTTCGACTATCTGGATTTGAGCGGGGGGCGCGATACGACCATCTTCTACATGGACGAGTCCCTCTATCAATTGGCCAAGCCGGAACCCTATATCGACCACCAGATCTGCGGGGCGCTTCGTCCCGAATGCAATGCGACGACCGTGGTGTCCTATATCCGCCAGTATTTCAAAAAGGCCACCAGCGGGCACGGCTACGGCCATGCCATTCCGTCTCTGCCGCACCTGTTGATCGTGCACCTGCCCGATGCCGGCCGGGCCGGCGCGGCCGAGGGGTGGACCTCGAAGAGCTATCGCGAGGCCTTGAACACCATTGATCGCGCGATGGGGGATGTGCTGGCCATCTATGATGAACTGGGGCTGTCGAAGGAGACGACCGTGTTCGTCACGTCGATCAGCCCCCCGGGAGCCGACCATTTCGGAGATGCGGAGCCGGCGGTGGCTCCGGCAGGCGCCAAGCCTCCCCACATTCTGTGGTTGGCATCGGGCGCCGGAGTCAAACGGGGGCATGTGATCGCGCAACCCGTGTCTCTGATCGATACGGGGGCCACGGTCATGCGGGCGTTGGGCCTGGATACCGAAACGCACACGGAGTGGCAAAGTCGCGTGATTAACGAAGTCTTTACCAACGGATCGGGCGGATCGAGCGAGACCGGTCGAACCTCGGGGGCGGAACGTCATGCCCATTAA
- a CDS encoding HEAT repeat domain-containing protein — MTQAVEDLLEALEDVDDATREEAAKALAERADPNTLDALIQACEDEFWSVRASLAKGLGRIGGAKALEALVKLFNDPIMETRDEAVRAAAGMGASAVERLMACLKDERWRVREHAAKALGEIKDARAVDGLILACRDRDGAVKSAAAEALGKIGDPKAVPALIKLFRDSSKIVRETAGTALVTIGRPSVDPLIESMKDKDFVVRCHAARALGGMTTDYQIGRSWVRDDKVVDVLCAALKDPDRAVREDATIALGMIGDPRAIDPLIEAMKDGAVKRHAIASLGMIGDPRALPPVLDALKGKGIKQEGTPTPGCIVSEEAFIKEAAATALGHFRDPRVIPDLIMLLKDGVLREKAAAALVVIGDTAIEPLISFLHDPKASDVGSDGERVWSFATARLSAADALRKLVLDTLEQLGWTPPAEEAEVDSSLTDNQRVDRPLGETGRFGPSGDYIPRNVT, encoded by the coding sequence ATGACACAGGCGGTCGAAGATTTGCTGGAAGCATTGGAAGACGTCGATGATGCCACGCGGGAGGAGGCGGCGAAAGCCCTCGCGGAACGCGCCGATCCTAACACGCTGGATGCGTTGATTCAGGCCTGCGAAGACGAGTTCTGGTCCGTGCGGGCCTCTCTCGCCAAGGGGTTGGGCCGGATCGGCGGCGCCAAGGCGCTGGAGGCGCTCGTCAAGCTGTTCAACGATCCGATCATGGAGACGCGCGACGAGGCCGTCCGGGCGGCGGCCGGCATGGGAGCGTCGGCGGTCGAGCGGCTAATGGCCTGCTTGAAGGACGAGCGCTGGAGGGTCCGAGAGCACGCCGCCAAGGCCTTGGGCGAGATCAAGGATGCGCGCGCCGTCGATGGCTTGATCCTGGCCTGCCGGGACCGCGACGGAGCCGTCAAGAGCGCGGCGGCCGAGGCGCTTGGGAAGATCGGCGATCCCAAGGCCGTGCCGGCGTTGATCAAGCTGTTCCGGGATTCCTCGAAGATTGTCCGTGAAACGGCCGGGACGGCGCTCGTGACGATTGGACGGCCGTCGGTCGATCCGTTGATCGAGAGCATGAAAGACAAGGATTTCGTCGTTCGCTGCCATGCCGCGCGGGCGCTCGGCGGCATGACGACGGACTATCAAATCGGGCGCAGTTGGGTGCGGGACGACAAAGTCGTGGACGTCCTCTGCGCCGCCCTGAAAGATCCGGATCGCGCGGTGCGGGAGGACGCCACGATCGCGCTCGGCATGATCGGGGATCCGCGGGCGATCGATCCGTTGATCGAGGCCATGAAGGATGGGGCGGTCAAGCGGCACGCCATTGCGTCGCTCGGCATGATCGGCGATCCGCGCGCTTTGCCGCCGGTGCTCGATGCCTTGAAGGGCAAGGGCATCAAACAGGAGGGTACGCCGACGCCGGGGTGCATCGTCAGCGAGGAAGCCTTCATCAAAGAGGCGGCGGCCACGGCGCTCGGCCATTTCCGCGATCCGCGCGTGATCCCCGACCTGATCATGCTGTTGAAGGACGGGGTCTTGCGGGAAAAGGCGGCGGCGGCCTTGGTTGTGATCGGCGATACGGCGATCGAACCCCTGATCTCATTTTTGCACGATCCCAAAGCGTCCGATGTGGGATCGGATGGCGAACGGGTCTGGTCGTTTGCGACGGCCCGTCTGAGCGCGGCGGACGCGCTCAGAAAGCTGGTGCTGGACACCTTGGAGCAGCTTGGGTGGACGCCGCCGGCGGAGGAAGCGGAAGTCGACTCCAGCCTCACGGACAATCAACGGGTGGACCGGCCGCTCGGAGAAACCGGTCGATTCGGGCCCTCCGGCGACTATATTCCCCGAAACGTCACGTAG
- a CDS encoding CBS domain-containing protein: MSPSGLIARPLAVVMNRRLRTVDAGMTLADAAVVMREEKTGALLVTEQGRYVGIVSETDLVRRGIAARLDLSMEPVRRVMSSPIISIEIDRTAHEASDLMAECNIRHLPVTEEERIVGIVSVRDLLRYFKNWGS, encoded by the coding sequence ATGTCGCCAAGCGGCTTAATAGCCCGTCCCCTTGCGGTCGTGATGAATCGCCGGTTGAGGACGGTCGATGCCGGCATGACCCTCGCCGATGCCGCGGTGGTGATGCGCGAAGAAAAGACCGGCGCGCTGTTGGTCACCGAGCAAGGACGGTACGTAGGGATCGTCAGCGAAACGGATCTGGTTCGCCGTGGAATAGCTGCGCGGTTGGACCTGTCCATGGAACCGGTCCGGCGCGTCATGAGCAGCCCCATCATCTCCATCGAGATCGACCGTACCGCCCATGAGGCCAGCGATCTGATGGCCGAGTGCAACATCCGGCACCTGCCCGTGACGGAAGAGGAGCGCATCGTGGGCATCGTATCCGTGCGCGATCTGCTCCGCTACTTCAAGAACTGGGGTTCTTGA